A genomic window from Deltaproteobacteria bacterium includes:
- a CDS encoding helix-turn-helix domain-containing protein yields the protein MSHSLSAVDAGQRRRRKRHPNHRLVKIHRSYTVEEVARLFGGHRNTVRHWIKRGLPTVDDKRPTLILGRELAEFLQGLRQKNKRKCQPGEIYCVGCRAPQKPAGDMAEYKPLTPSLGNLVAICPVCDAMIYRRINPAKLQQVCGNLNVTVPQVGEHISESSRVSVNCAFRKG from the coding sequence GTGAGCCACAGCCTATCCGCGGTCGATGCGGGACAGCGGCGCAGGCGCAAACGCCATCCGAACCACCGGCTTGTCAAGATTCACCGCAGCTACACGGTCGAGGAGGTCGCTCGACTGTTTGGTGGCCATCGGAATACCGTGCGCCATTGGATCAAGCGCGGCTTGCCAACCGTTGATGACAAGCGACCGACGTTGATCCTCGGGCGTGAGCTTGCCGAATTTCTCCAAGGACTACGGCAAAAGAATAAGCGGAAGTGCCAGCCCGGCGAAATCTACTGTGTAGGGTGCCGGGCACCGCAAAAACCAGCCGGCGACATGGCTGAATACAAGCCGTTGACGCCCTCGCTTGGAAACCTCGTCGCCATCTGCCCAGTGTGCGACGCCATGATTTACCGACGGATAAATCCGGCGAAGTTGCAACAGGTTTGCGGCAATTTGAACGTCACAGTGCCGCAGGTAGGAGAGCACATAAGCGAGAGTAGTAGAGTCTCCGTAAATTGTGCTTTCAGGAAGGGGTAA